One stretch of Cetobacterium somerae ATCC BAA-474 DNA includes these proteins:
- a CDS encoding discoidin domain-containing protein, translated as MERDGSIFDLVDKNGITASSSVSIWNGNGPDLTLDDNEDTLFHSNQYSNGGYGDVYFKFEESKVINKIEFLTRHPSANNGRIDQYEILYKNSNFDADWISIYQSEITEEKGWKNANFQDVLVSEVCIRVHRSYGNWIVMNDIKFYSNAVVEDDLKTIFESLDCQAVKSQVRLKNITELKNRYQDNLEMVNLLEVGKYLWLNNNQVTRKKVKLLASNQNREEYFNTLKIKSSLPIKTAEIAFKSKKEYLIISNENINLYIVESFEKLRDKKIEIKKGLNSIYLKEDTTEVFLVDDITKNIEMTIFNADEIKNYSIGKVNYKEFIKENTNILGLVEGKNFICQLNREEIKDSYNEFDFLQGVENLDAILNYIYFLLNRNEYYHVSPFKRVLIQGINNNLVEQKSTQDGSYTTFGGMSRLMFNKSIEELANPNFCRVIAKDFIGEVDTNIELQELLTFLLTKELEFRYSRVMIIPEDIQKALWIKLRLFFNSDRFLPNIYKKIQETDLSGIQNQLEKVILWVVEILQRDVSKYFVENGYEISSEILSKCNEYPELAVDLNEVNFSNYKELIEEEISIINENYKRSIEGNI; from the coding sequence ATGGAAAGAGATGGAAGTATATTTGATCTTGTTGATAAAAATGGTATCACTGCATCTTCTAGTGTATCTATTTGGAATGGAAATGGTCCTGATTTAACATTAGATGATAATGAAGATACATTATTTCACTCTAATCAATATTCTAATGGTGGATATGGGGATGTTTACTTTAAATTTGAAGAATCTAAAGTTATAAATAAAATAGAATTTTTAACAAGACATCCAAGTGCAAATAATGGAAGAATTGATCAATATGAGATTCTTTATAAAAATAGTAATTTTGATGCAGATTGGATTTCTATTTATCAATCTGAAATAACTGAAGAGAAAGGTTGGAAAAACGCTAATTTTCAAGATGTATTAGTTTCAGAAGTTTGTATAAGAGTTCATAGAAGCTATGGAAACTGGATAGTAATGAACGATATAAAGTTTTATTCAAATGCAGTTGTAGAAGATGATTTAAAGACTATTTTCGAATCATTAGATTGTCAGGCAGTAAAATCTCAAGTAAGATTAAAAAATATAACAGAGTTAAAAAATAGATATCAAGATAATTTAGAAATGGTAAATTTATTAGAAGTTGGAAAATATTTATGGCTTAATAATAATCAAGTAACTAGAAAAAAAGTTAAACTATTAGCTTCTAATCAAAATAGAGAAGAGTACTTTAATACTTTAAAAATAAAAAGTAGTTTACCTATAAAAACAGCAGAAATAGCTTTTAAAAGTAAAAAAGAGTATTTGATTATATCAAATGAAAATATTAATTTATATATTGTAGAGAGTTTTGAAAAATTAAGAGATAAAAAAATAGAGATAAAAAAAGGTTTAAATTCAATATATTTAAAAGAGGATACAACTGAAGTTTTCTTAGTTGATGATATAACTAAAAATATTGAGATGACAATATTTAATGCAGATGAGATAAAAAACTATTCTATTGGTAAAGTTAACTATAAAGAGTTTATAAAAGAGAATACAAACATTTTAGGATTAGTTGAAGGAAAGAATTTTATTTGCCAATTAAATAGAGAAGAGATAAAAGATAGTTATAATGAATTTGATTTTTTACAAGGTGTTGAAAACTTGGATGCTATTTTAAATTATATATATTTTTTATTAAATAGAAATGAATATTATCATGTGTCACCATTTAAAAGAGTTTTAATTCAAGGGATAAACAATAATCTTGTTGAGCAAAAAAGTACACAAGATGGAAGCTATACAACTTTTGGTGGAATGTCTAGATTAATGTTTAATAAATCAATTGAAGAGTTAGCAAATCCAAATTTTTGTAGAGTAATAGCAAAAGATTTTATTGGAGAAGTAGATACAAATATAGAACTTCAAGAGTTATTAACATTCTTATTAACAAAAGAGCTTGAATTTAGATATTCAAGAGTAATGATAATTCCTGAGGATATTCAAAAAGCTTTGTGGATTAAATTAAGACTGTTTTTTAATAGTGATAGATTTTTACCAAATATATATAAGAAAATTCAAGAAACTGATTTGAGTGGAATACAGAATCAATTGGAAAAAGTTATTTTATGGGTGGTAGAGATACTACAAAGAGATGTATCTAAGTATTTTGTAGAGAATGGCTATGAAATTTCAAGTGAGATATTATCTAAGTGTAATGAATATCCGGAATTGGCTGTTGACTTAAATGAAGTTAATTTTTCAAATTATAAAGAGTTGATAGAAGAGGAAATATCTATAATAAATGAGAATTATAAGAGAAGTATAGAAGGAAATATTTAA
- a CDS encoding glycosyl hydrolase family 18 protein — MKKTNNDLFPVIDREQEFQKIYNNTIEKVNFINSKYSTIHDGVACEELDPMIEKMNNFVLNLSRVTKLEEYLSFKLLVQNILKLLGECNHGEVLPPIPELEPTVINAILKNINKNLTGELTLGENAHLITSVEYELYKNNTRVEKITTNSGIQVANFASTTPGTYQFIAKYYWADKFKQITSNTVIVEEDIVIPPPVEGDFPTNLPYSNLWAHTVTTNGNYEITLNNTWGVIDSKIAVYLDGELVEVLPTNFTAGNKGSAKNIVPTSKYPSNKDLKFVYRVTYVRDEKTNDKVVVYYKSTTGTIEIATPDGGVKYCKYPEWNSEIEYGAATNKIVFYQGFHFRHTGWATKGDAPKLNGDWSPWTKLSAGEESQIGCPGNHLMDSAGTKPNAHLEPMNISEVEGLGSPMEKMHITYTPEWGKWGGRKYTPKITPWNKISHMQYAFIDVIPDYTGKFNTDKDDISHLKRSAADAPIGTSLKVSPNIFDPGAAFSAYGGTNAFMTEYNEMARKYPYVKPIASLGGWSRSAFFRDAAQPDKIDYFVKRCIDFIREFNFVGVDIDWEFPCDRRDGDLVDSPNDLGSPRAADDEEVLFTNLMKALRGALDKAGQEDGKYYFLSCAIVSGKKHIQKSGIGVWHPACDFISYMTYDVHGAFDPITNHQSYLFQNSNEPSSETNPNGNAFAIADLIEFVTKTYGVPVSKITVGSPFYSRGWSGIFKPTSGWLNPNTPGLYARTNIDASTNGAKGCSAPGTMDGGRGAGVLPLHHLNKLIKGENVSVRTLDMNGPANPHAGTILKGSDFQYYYDEAAQAPYLYNQNAGIFYTFEDERSVETKCQWIVDNNLAGLISWDIAMDDYGIDMHSSEATTAYKSLYQAEHLLTSVIFDKFKANSLRLNYLNKIARR; from the coding sequence ATGAAAAAAACGAATAATGATTTATTTCCTGTTATAGACAGAGAACAAGAATTTCAAAAAATATATAATAATACAATAGAAAAAGTTAATTTTATAAATAGCAAATATTCAACAATACATGATGGAGTAGCTTGTGAAGAGTTAGATCCAATGATTGAAAAAATGAATAATTTTGTATTAAACCTTAGTAGAGTAACAAAATTAGAAGAGTATCTTTCATTTAAGTTATTAGTACAAAATATTTTAAAATTATTAGGAGAGTGTAACCATGGAGAGGTATTACCACCTATTCCTGAGTTAGAGCCTACAGTAATTAACGCTATTTTAAAAAACATAAACAAAAATTTAACTGGAGAGTTAACATTAGGTGAAAATGCTCATTTAATAACTTCAGTGGAGTATGAGTTATATAAAAATAATACAAGAGTAGAAAAAATAACAACAAACTCAGGAATTCAAGTTGCAAATTTTGCATCAACTACACCGGGAACATATCAGTTTATAGCAAAATACTATTGGGCTGATAAGTTTAAACAAATTACATCAAATACTGTTATAGTAGAAGAGGATATAGTAATTCCACCTCCAGTAGAAGGAGATTTTCCAACAAATTTACCATACTCAAACTTATGGGCACACACAGTAACAACAAATGGAAACTATGAAATAACACTTAATAATACTTGGGGAGTTATAGATAGTAAAATAGCTGTTTATTTAGATGGAGAATTAGTAGAAGTATTACCAACAAACTTTACAGCTGGAAATAAAGGGTCTGCTAAAAATATTGTACCAACTTCTAAGTATCCTTCAAATAAGGATTTAAAATTTGTTTATAGAGTTACTTATGTAAGAGATGAAAAGACAAATGATAAAGTTGTAGTTTATTATAAAAGTACAACAGGTACAATAGAAATAGCAACTCCAGATGGAGGAGTAAAATATTGTAAATATCCAGAATGGAATTCAGAAATTGAGTATGGTGCAGCTACAAATAAGATAGTATTCTATCAGGGATTCCATTTTAGACATACAGGATGGGCAACTAAAGGAGATGCCCCAAAATTAAATGGAGATTGGTCACCATGGACAAAATTATCAGCTGGTGAAGAGTCACAAATTGGTTGTCCTGGAAATCATTTAATGGATTCAGCAGGGACAAAACCAAATGCTCATTTAGAGCCAATGAATATATCAGAAGTTGAAGGTTTAGGATCTCCAATGGAAAAGATGCATATAACTTATACTCCAGAGTGGGGAAAATGGGGAGGAAGAAAATATACTCCAAAAATAACTCCGTGGAATAAGATATCTCATATGCAATATGCCTTTATAGATGTAATTCCTGATTATACAGGAAAATTTAATACAGATAAAGATGATATATCACATTTAAAAAGATCTGCAGCAGATGCTCCAATTGGAACAAGCTTAAAAGTATCACCAAATATATTTGATCCAGGTGCAGCATTCTCAGCTTATGGTGGAACAAATGCATTTATGACTGAATATAATGAAATGGCAAGAAAATATCCATATGTTAAACCAATAGCTTCATTAGGTGGATGGTCAAGATCAGCATTCTTTAGAGACGCAGCTCAGCCAGATAAAATAGATTATTTTGTTAAAAGATGTATCGACTTTATAAGAGAGTTCAATTTTGTTGGAGTAGATATTGACTGGGAATTCCCTTGTGATAGAAGAGATGGAGATTTAGTTGATAGTCCAAACGATTTAGGAAGTCCAAGAGCAGCAGACGATGAAGAAGTACTATTCACTAACTTAATGAAAGCATTAAGAGGAGCCTTAGATAAAGCAGGACAAGAGGATGGAAAATATTATTTCTTGTCATGTGCTATAGTATCAGGAAAAAAACATATTCAAAAAAGTGGAATAGGAGTATGGCATCCAGCTTGTGACTTTATTAGTTATATGACTTATGATGTACATGGGGCTTTTGATCCAATAACAAACCATCAATCATATTTATTCCAAAACTCAAATGAACCATCATCAGAAACAAATCCAAATGGAAATGCATTTGCAATAGCAGATTTAATTGAATTTGTTACAAAAACATATGGAGTACCAGTTAGCAAAATAACTGTAGGATCGCCATTTTACTCAAGAGGATGGTCTGGAATATTTAAACCGACTTCAGGATGGTTAAACCCAAATACACCAGGATTATATGCTAGAACAAATATAGATGCCTCAACAAATGGAGCGAAGGGATGTTCAGCTCCAGGAACAATGGATGGAGGAAGAGGTGCAGGAGTTTTACCTTTACATCACTTAAATAAATTAATAAAAGGTGAAAATGTATCAGTAAGAACTTTAGATATGAACGGACCAGCTAATCCACATGCAGGAACAATATTAAAAGGTTCAGACTTCCAATATTACTATGATGAAGCAGCACAAGCTCCATACCTATATAATCAGAATGCAGGAATTTTCTATACATTTGAAGATGAAAGATCAGTTGAGACAAAGTGTCAATGGATTGTTGATAATAACTTAGCAGGATTAATTTCATGGGATATAGCTATGGATGACTATGGTATTGATATGCATAGTTCAGAAGCAACAACTGCATATAAATCATTATATCAAGCAGAGCATTTATTAACATCAGTAATATTCGATAAATTTAAAGCAAATTCATTAAGATTAAACTATTTAAATAAAATAGCTAGAAGATAA